In one Gimesia sp. genomic region, the following are encoded:
- a CDS encoding anion transporter, translating to MSTYVVLVYIAVYLSMLLGGIPGLRVDRTGAALLGAILLLAGQGITEQQALNSIDVPTLALLFGLMVVSAQFQLGGFYGYVLQRVVLYDMAPATLLAAVIALTGALSAILTNDVVCLAVAPLLARLCLKKRLNPVPFLLALACAANIGSAATLIGNPQNILIGESLQLSFNRYLLIATPPCLVGLSLVWWVIVKVYRDQWTVAPGESIPSEEPPFNRWQTLKGTVILLVLVVCFMFAPWARELLALCAAGVLLLSRTFYSRSVMGLVDWPLLVLFISLFIVNQAFQLAGGMDWVMSHTEAAGISLSEPVPLFLGTAVLSNLVSNVPAIMLLLPVVEGSSLGALLALSSTLAGNFIIVGSVANIIVVEAARQVGIKISFRTHARVGIPVTLGSLLIAGGWLWLVT from the coding sequence ATGAGTACCTATGTTGTTCTGGTTTACATCGCCGTCTATTTAAGCATGCTGCTGGGGGGCATCCCCGGCCTGCGCGTTGACCGTACTGGTGCTGCGCTGCTGGGAGCGATTCTCCTGCTGGCCGGACAAGGCATTACGGAGCAGCAGGCGCTCAACTCGATCGACGTACCAACACTGGCGTTACTTTTCGGATTGATGGTCGTCTCGGCCCAGTTCCAGCTGGGAGGCTTTTACGGCTACGTGTTGCAGCGCGTGGTGCTGTATGACATGGCTCCCGCGACACTGCTGGCAGCGGTGATTGCACTGACCGGTGCACTCAGTGCGATTCTGACGAATGATGTTGTCTGTCTGGCGGTTGCACCACTGCTGGCTCGTCTGTGTCTCAAGAAACGGCTCAACCCGGTTCCATTTCTGCTGGCCCTGGCTTGTGCAGCGAATATCGGCAGTGCAGCCACGTTGATTGGCAATCCACAGAATATCCTGATTGGTGAATCACTTCAGCTGTCTTTCAATCGATATCTGCTGATTGCGACGCCACCCTGTCTGGTCGGCCTGTCACTGGTCTGGTGGGTTATTGTCAAAGTATATCGAGATCAATGGACGGTCGCACCCGGGGAGAGCATTCCGTCTGAGGAGCCCCCTTTCAATCGCTGGCAGACTCTGAAGGGAACCGTGATTCTGTTGGTGCTGGTGGTGTGCTTTATGTTTGCTCCCTGGGCGCGGGAACTGTTGGCACTTTGTGCGGCCGGCGTCCTCCTGCTCAGCCGTACTTTTTATTCCCGGAGCGTGATGGGACTGGTCGACTGGCCTTTGCTGGTCCTGTTTATCAGCCTGTTCATTGTCAATCAGGCATTCCAGCTGGCGGGAGGCATGGACTGGGTGATGTCTCATACCGAAGCTGCCGGGATCTCGCTTTCTGAACCGGTGCCGCTGTTTCTGGGAACGGCGGTGTTGAGTAACCTGGTTTCCAATGTCCCGGCAATCATGTTGCTGTTACCGGTCGTAGAAGGCAGCAGTCTGGGGGCGTTACTGGCCCTGAGCAGCACCCTGGCGGGTAACTTCATCATTGTAGGAAGTGTGGCGAATATCATTGTTGTGGAAGCAGCCCGGCAGGTGGGAATCAAAATCAGTTTCCGCACACATGCGAGAGTCGGGATTCCCGTCACGCTGGGCAGCCTGTTGATCGCGGGAGGCTGGCTCTGGCTGGTGACCTGA
- the cls gene encoding cardiolipin synthase, translated as MSITGIVVEIHILIEILVIIRVILRPHREPTSRLAWIVVIATIPVGGILAYLLLGEVNIGHRRVARMQRVLAGLPHYSAPQDTCHHPVLPSVPERYEHLFRVGRSISNFEPAEGNRARLLPDSNTVIDEMIRDIDAAQDHVHLLFYIWLPDNNGCKVVEALKRAAARGVKCRAMADGLGSRLMIKSAHWREMSQAGVHVAVALPIGNPLKRMLIGRIDLRNHRKIVVIDGGITYCGSQNCSDAEFRIKAKFAPWVDAVVRFEGPIARQNQYLFLSDWMTYVDEDLSDLLSEPVTSFEHGLPAQVIGTGPTVRNSAMPEMFTALIHTSRRELVISTPYFVPNEPLQEALCATAYRGVDTRIIFPARNDSRFVAAASRSYYRELLEAGVKIYEYTGGLLHAKTLTFDGEITLIGSANMDRRSFDLNYENNILLYDPKLTTAVRGRQEEYLAGAKEITLEDVTNWSLPRRFWNNTVAMLGPVL; from the coding sequence ATGAGCATCACCGGAATCGTGGTGGAGATTCACATCCTGATCGAGATCCTGGTGATCATTCGCGTCATTCTGCGACCGCATCGCGAACCAACGTCCCGCCTGGCCTGGATCGTGGTGATCGCCACAATACCGGTCGGCGGCATCCTGGCTTATCTGCTGCTCGGTGAAGTTAATATTGGTCACCGCCGCGTTGCCCGTATGCAGCGGGTCCTCGCGGGTCTGCCCCATTATTCTGCGCCCCAAGACACCTGTCATCACCCGGTACTGCCTTCTGTCCCCGAACGCTACGAGCATCTGTTCCGCGTGGGCCGTTCCATCAGCAATTTTGAACCGGCCGAAGGCAACCGGGCCCGACTGCTGCCCGACTCGAATACGGTCATTGATGAAATGATCCGCGATATCGACGCTGCTCAGGATCATGTGCATCTGCTGTTTTACATCTGGCTCCCCGACAATAACGGCTGCAAGGTCGTCGAAGCCCTCAAGCGGGCTGCCGCCCGGGGCGTGAAGTGCCGGGCAATGGCGGACGGTCTGGGGTCACGCCTGATGATCAAGTCTGCGCACTGGCGCGAAATGAGTCAGGCGGGCGTCCATGTGGCCGTAGCCCTGCCCATTGGAAATCCTTTGAAGCGCATGCTGATTGGCCGCATCGATCTCCGAAATCACCGCAAGATCGTCGTCATCGATGGAGGCATTACCTACTGCGGAAGCCAGAACTGTTCCGATGCGGAATTTCGGATCAAAGCGAAATTTGCTCCCTGGGTCGATGCGGTCGTCCGGTTTGAAGGTCCCATTGCCCGACAAAACCAATACCTGTTTCTCAGTGACTGGATGACCTATGTCGATGAAGACCTGTCTGACCTGCTCTCTGAACCAGTAACCTCATTCGAACACGGTCTTCCCGCCCAGGTAATCGGCACCGGTCCGACCGTGCGCAATTCGGCGATGCCCGAAATGTTCACAGCCCTGATTCACACATCACGCCGCGAACTGGTCATTTCGACCCCCTATTTCGTGCCTAACGAACCGCTGCAGGAAGCCCTGTGCGCGACCGCCTATCGGGGCGTCGATACCCGGATTATTTTCCCGGCTCGCAACGACTCCCGTTTCGTGGCCGCCGCCAGTCGCAGTTATTATCGGGAACTCCTGGAAGCAGGAGTGAAGATTTACGAATATACCGGCGGTCTGTTGCACGCCAAGACGCTGACCTTCGACGGGGAGATCACGTTGATCGGATCAGCGAATATGGACCGACGCAGCTTCGATCTGAATTACGAAAACAACATCCTGCTGTACGATCCGAAGCTGACGACCGCAGTCCGGGGGCGCCAGGAAGAATACCTGGCCGGTGCGAAGGAAATCACCCTGGAAGATGTCACCAACTGGTCATTACCGCGGCGTTTCTGGAACAACACGGTCGCAATGCTTGGCCCCGTATTGTGA